The Zalophus californianus isolate mZalCal1 chromosome 7, mZalCal1.pri.v2, whole genome shotgun sequence genome includes a region encoding these proteins:
- the TSPO2 gene encoding translocator protein 2 produces the protein MQPQGAIFLALPHLGPILLWLLTRHRMSGWYDNPKKPPWCPPHKVLLAGWITIYFVMGYASYLVWKDLGGGFGRPLALPLGLYAVQLAVSWAVLIFFFAAHTHGLALLHLLLLYGLVVSTALIWHPINKLAAVLLLPYLAWLTVTASIAYRLWRDSLCPNHQPQPMGEKSD, from the exons ATGCAGCCTCAAGGCGCCATCTTTTTGGCCCTTCCCCACCTGGGGCCCATCCTGCTCTGGCTGCTCACCCGTCATCGGATGTCTGGTTGGTACGACAACCCAAAGAAACCGCCCTGGTGCCCACCTCACAAAGTCTTGTTGGCAGGGTGGATCACCATCTACTTTGTCATGGG CTATGCCTCCTACCTGGTGTGGAAGGACCTGGGAGGGGGCTTTGGGCggcccctggccctgcctctcGGCCTCTATGCTGTGCAGCTCGCCGTCAGCTGGGCtgtcctgattttctttttcgcAGCCCACACCCATGGTCTG gccctgctgcaCCTGCTACTGCTTTACGGACTGGTGGTGAGCACAGCGCTGATCTGGCATCCCATCAACAAGTTGGCCGCCGTGCTCCTGCTGCCTTACCTGGCCTGGCTCACCGTGACCGCTTCCATCGCCTACCGCCTGTGGAGGGACAGCCTCTGTCCTAACCATCAGCCTCAGCCCATGGGGGAGAAGAGTGACTGA